In one window of Camelina sativa cultivar DH55 chromosome 15, Cs, whole genome shotgun sequence DNA:
- the LOC104747875 gene encoding uncharacterized protein LOC104747875 gives MTLIGRLMNPVCQNMESLLANFLKIWKLEEKVVGADLGQGVFQFNFEEEEDILSVLQNGPYHFDGWMVSLVRWELVISSSYPSAISFLVKVEGIPMHLWEVATLEAIGKKLGRIQEVDEESSSLCVSVNGFNLLIFKMVVPFATGDEIVVSLEYEKLNGVCDHCSRITHDTKVCPEVLKEASAQSADVKRDNRGGQRQFPVMKQEQHHNVGGWEKPRKHAKRALDFQSADSSEIGYFPQQRFGGQEFYGNGSHGFRQPERSYGQGWGQKRSLGEVSGAMKVLAVVQNQGMGKLRLRPPVSL, from the exons ATGACTCTCATTGGCAGGCTAATGAATCCAGTGTGTCAGAATATGGAGTCTTTGTTAGctaattttctaaaaatctgGAAATTAGAGGAGAAGGTGGTGGGTGCTGATTTGGGACAAGGTGTGTTCCAGTTTAactttgaggaagaagaggatatcCTGTCAGTCTTGCAGAATGGTCCGTACCATTTTGACGGTTGGATGGTTTCGCTAGTGAGATGGGAGCTAGTCATTTCCTCCTCCTACCCTTCAGCTATTAGTTTCTTGGTCAAGGTGGAAGGGATCCCAATGCATTTGTGGGAAGTGGCTACTCTTGAAGCTATTGGTAAGAAGCTTGGGAGGATTCAAGAGGTTGATGAGGAATCTAGTAGTTTATGTGTGTCAGTTAATGGATTCAATCTGCTAATCTTCAAGATGGTGGTGCCTTTTGCAACTGGGGATGAGATTGTGGTATCCCTCGAGTATGAGAAGCTGAATGGGGTTTGTGATCACTGTTCTCGGATCACTCATGATACAAAAGTCTGCCCAGAGGTTCTTAAggaggcttcagctcaaagtgCGGATGTGAAGAGGGACAATCGGGGTGGTCAAAGGCAGTTCCCTGTGATGAAACAAGAGCAACATCATAATGTTGGGGGTTGGGAAAAGCCTCGGAAGCATGCTAAGAGGGCTTTAGATTTCCAGTCTGCGGATTCTAGTGAGATTGGTTATTTTCCTCAGCAGCGTTTTGGTGGACAGGAGTTTTACGGTAATGGTTCTCATGGATTTCGTCAACCAGAGCGTTCCTATG GTCAGGGTTGGGGTCAGAAGAGGAGCCTTGGAGAGGTTAGTGGCGCGATGAAGGTTCTCGCCGTGGTACAAAATCAGGGAATGGGGAAGCTTCGGCTAAGGCCCCCGGTTTCACTCTGA
- the LOC109129180 gene encoding uncharacterized protein LOC109129180 — protein MVWEKLMDIGSFRIDPWFMIGDFNELVGNHEKRGGALRPASLFVPFQSMIRHCGMLEFLCYGEQLSWRSNRCNNQVVRCRLDRALGNEDWQNFFPNSKVDYLEMIGLDHCPILATCLKSSSRRNRQFRFDKRWLGKDGLLGAVESGWVRTNNFRIPTFVDKVRNCRNLVSWWRKNNVISGPTLISSLKAALQEAKMDDQISQEEIRDIERKLKEAYRDEELYWQQKSRKFWLRVGDKNTKYFNGLTKQRRVRNKIVGLFGPDNVWVESPLGMETIASNYFEELVKRSDISGITDILQEISPIITDGMNRSLTREITEAEVRKALFAMHPEKSPGPDAFFGQQVVFLSFVYGDPIPQNWIMVWEKLMDIGSFRIDPWFMIGDFNELVGNHEKRGGALRPASLFVPFQSMIRHCGMLEFLCYGEQLSWRSNRCNNQVVRCRLDRALGNEDWQNFFPNSKVDYLEMIGLDHCPILATCLKSSSRRNRQFRFDKRWLGKDGLLGAVESGWVRTNNFRIPTFVDKVRNCRNLVSWWRKNNVISGPTLISSLKAALQEAKMDDQISQEEIRDIERKLKEAYRDEELYWQQKSRKFWLRVGDKNTKYFNGLTKQRRVRNKIVGLFGPDNVWVESPLGMETIASNYFEELVKRSDISGITDILQEISPIITDGMNRSLTREITEAEVRKALFAMHPEKSPGPDGMMALFFQRFWPSLKGDLVALVKEFFRTGGFDPRLNETNICLIPKVERPQRMTEFRPISLCNVSYRIISKVLCFRLKRFLPSLVSEMQSAFVSGRLITDSIFVAQEMFHGLNTNQRCKSEYLAFKTDMSKAYDRVEWDFLEAVMTKMDFHRRWIAWVMWCVSSVSYQVLLNGQPRGSILPKRGLRQGDPLSPYLFILCTEVLITNIKKAEREKRLTGISIARDCPSISHLLFADDSLFFCKAEESECRVVMDIIGNYGKASGQEVSLEKSSIMFGKKVPPDVRSRIKTVIGISREGGMGSYKGIPENIQGSRTKVFSYVNDRLDERVNGWSAKILSKGGKEVMIKSVALALPTHVMSCYKLPQALTSKLTCAISNFWWKSNDKARGMHWVAWDKRCLDKCDGGLGFRALEEFNDAMLAKQYWRLIHYPNSLMARVMRGRYFRKKHPLLASKPNSPSFAWRSIFSTKGLVERGARWIVGSGRDILVWRDPWIPDHQPRPANGRERVLLPNLRVNHLINPLTMDWHLPTLQEFVDPEDIPLIRSMAVSKSLRPDRLVWHYTKSGKYSVRSGYRLARELQKVVEYGPTCTALRAQAWKLEVSSKVQHFFWQVASGSLPVKERIAHRGIRCDVTCQRCGSAVETINHALFECARSRMVWELSPVQLSLTGFPFGSVYSNLNFLYSNTFSHSGGPGVGYLLPWILWTIWKNRSKMVFQGIEAEPNDIINQASTDKLLWEEAKPGSENFIVPQSSMVERNSLTRCQVDGS, from the exons ATGGTTTGGGAGAAGTTAATGGACATTGGTTCTTTCCGTATCGATCCTTGGTTCATGATTGGTGACTTCAATGAACTTGTTGGAAATCATGAGAAAAGGGGTGGGGCTTTACGGCCAGCGTCTTTGTTTGTCCCCTTTCAATCAATGATTAGGCATTGTGGTATGCTTGAATTCCTGTGTTATGGGGAGCAATTATCGTGGAGAAGTAATCGGTGTAATAATCAGGTGGTCCGGTGCCGCTTGGATCGGGCCTTAGGGAATGAAGATTGGCAAAACTTTTTCCCAAATTCGAAGGTTGATTACTTGGAGATGATTGGGTTAGATCACTGTCCTATTTTGGCCACTTGTCTGAAATCATCCTCAAGACGGAATAGGCAGTTCCGATTTGATAAGCGTTGGCTGGGAAAGGATGGACTACTAGGGGCGGTAGAGTCAGGATGGGTGCGTACAAATAATTTTCGGATTCCGACTTTTGTGGATAAAGTTAGGAATTGTCGAAATTTGGTTTCGTGGTGGCGAAAGAATAATGTGATTTCTGGTCCGACCCTTATTTCTTCCCTGAAGGCAGCTTTGCAGGAGGCAAAGATGGATGACCAGATTTCTCAGGAGGAGATTCGGGATATAGAGAGAAAACTTAAAGAGGCTTATAGGGATGAGGAGTTGTACTGGCAACAGAAGAGTAGAAAATTCTGGTTACGTGTGGGagacaaaaataccaaatatttTAATGGTTTGACTAAGCAGAGGAGGGTACGTAATAAAATTGTAGGTTTATTTGGTCCGGATAACGTCTGGGTTGAGTCGCCCTTGGGAATGGAGACTATTGCGTCCAATTATTTTGAGGAGTTGGTTAAACGATCGGATATAAGTGGTATAACAGACATACTTCAGGAGATTTCTCCTATAATTACAGATGGTATGAACAGGAGTTTAACTAGGGAAATTACGGAGGCGGAGGTTCGGAAAGCCTTATTTGCTATGCATCCAGAGAAATCCCCAGGTCCTGATG CTTTCTTTGGTCAACAAGtggttttcttgtcttttgtttatggggatCCAATTCCGCAGAATTGGATAATGGTTTGGGAGAAGTTAATGGACATTGGTTCTTTCCGTATCGATCCTTGGTTCATGATTGGTGACTTCAATGAACTTGTTGGAAATCATGAGAAAAGGGGTGGGGCTTTACGGCCAGCGTCTTTGTTTGTCCCCTTTCAATCAATGATTAGGCATTGTGGTATGCTTGAATTCCTGTGTTATGGGGAGCAATTATCGTGGAGAAGTAATCGGTGTAATAATCAGGTGGTCCGGTGCCGCTTGGATCGGGCCTTAGGGAATGAAGATTGGCAAAACTTTTTCCCAAATTCGAAGGTTGATTACTTGGAGATGATTGGGTTAGATCACTGTCCTATTTTGGCCACTTGTCTGAAATCATCCTCAAGACGGAATAGGCAGTTCCGATTTGATAAGCGTTGGCTGGGAAAGGATGGACTACTAGGGGCGGTAGAGTCAGGATGGGTGCGTACAAATAATTTTCGGATTCCGACTTTTGTGGATAAAGTTAGGAATTGTCGAAATTTGGTTTCGTGGTGGCGAAAGAATAATGTGATTTCTGGTCCGACCCTTATTTCTTCCCTGAAGGCAGCTTTGCAGGAGGCAAAGATGGATGACCAGATTTCTCAGGAGGAGATTCGGGATATAGAGAGAAAACTTAAAGAGGCTTATAGGGATGAGGAGTTGTACTGGCAACAGAAGAGTAGAAAATTCTGGTTACGTGTGGGagacaaaaataccaaatatttTAATGGTTTGACTAAGCAGAGGAGGGTACGTAATAAAATTGTAGGTTTATTTGGTCCGGATAACGTCTGGGTTGAGTCGCCCTTGGGAATGGAGACTATTGCGTCCAATTATTTTGAGGAGTTGGTTAAACGATCGGATATAAGTGGTATAACAGACATACTTCAGGAGATTTCTCCTATAATTACAGATGGTATGAACAGGAGTTTAACTAGGGAAATTACGGAGGCGGAGGTTCGGAAAGCCTTATTTGCTATGCATCCAGAGAAATCCCCAGGTCCTGATGGTATGATGGCTTTATTTTTTCAACGTTTCTGGCCATCTTTAAAAGGAGATCTGGTAGCTTTGGTTAAGGAATTTTTTAGAACGGGTGGCTTTGATCCTCGCCTTAATGAGACTAATATTTGTCTCATCCCTAAGGTGGAGCGACCGCAACGTATGACGGAATTTCGGCCAATTAGCCTCTGTAATGTGAGTTATAGgattatttcaaaagttttatgttTCAGGTTAAAGCGGTTTTTACCGTCTCTGGTTTCAGAAATGCAATCGGCCTTTGTGTCCGGTCGGCTGATCACCGATAGTATTTTTGTTGCccaggaaatgtttcatgggTTAAATACTAACCAACGCTGCAAATCAGAGTATTTGGCttttaaaacagatatgagtaaAGCGTATGACCGCGTAGAATGGGATTTTCTGGAGGCGGTTATGACCAAAATGGATTTTCATAGGCGGTGGATTGCATGGgttatgtggtgtgtttcttcgGTTTCGTATCAAGTTCTTCTAAATGGTCAACCTCGGGGATCCATTCTACCTAAGAGGGGTTTACGACAGGGCGACCCTCTTTCTCcctatttgtttattctttgtacaGAGGTTCTGATtactaatattaaaaaggctgaaCGGGAGAAGAGACTTACGGGAATATCGATTGCTCGGGATTGCCCTTCGATttcgcatttgttgtttgcagatgatagtctGTTCTTTTGTAAGGCAGAGGAGTCTGAATGTAGAGTGGTTATGGATATTATAGGTAACTATGGAAAAGCGTCGGGCCAAGAGGTAAGTTTAGAGAAATCATCCATTATGTTCGGTAAGAAAGTTCCGCCGGATGTAAGGTCTCGGATAAAAACAGTAATTGGAATTTCTAGAGAGGGTGGAATGGGTTCTTACAAGGGTATTCCTGAAAATATTCAGGGTTCAAGGACTAaagtttttagttatgttaatgACCGCTTAGATGAGCGAGTTAATGGCTGGTCGGCGAAGATTTTATCAAAAGGAGGTAAAGAGGTTATGATCAAATCAGTTGCGTTAGCTCTCCCGACTCATGTTATGTCATGTTACAAACTGCCACAGGCATTAACGTCCAAACTTACGTGTGCTATATCAAACTTTTGGTGGAAGTCTAATGATAAGGCTAGAGGTATGCATTGGGTAGCGTGGGATAAGAGGTGTCTAGATAAATGTGATGGGGGTTTGGGGTTCCGGGCCCTGGAAGAATTTAATGATGCAATGTTAGCTAAGCAGTATTGGAGGCTGATACATTACCCGAATTCTttaatggctcgggtgatgcGCGGTCGATATTTCAGGAAAAAACATCCTTTGTTGGCGTCTAAACCAAACTCTCCATCCTTTGCGTGGAGGAGCATTTTTTCGACTAAGGGATTAGTGGAACGAGGGGCAAGGTGGATAGTAGGATCGGGCCGTGATATTTTGGTATGGAGGGATCCTTGGATTCCGGATCATCAGCCACGACCAGCGAATGGTCGGGAGAGAGTTCTACTTCCTAATCTGCGCGTCAACCATCTGATTAATCCCCTTACAATGGACTGGCATCTGCCTACTCTTCAGGAGTTTGTGGATCCGGAGGATATTCCACTCATACGGAGTATGGCGGTCAGTAAGTCTTTGAGGCCAGATAGACTGGTTTGGCATTATACTAAGTCCGGTAAGTATTCAGTGAGATCTGGTTACAGGTTAGCACGGGAATTACAAAAGGTTGTCGAATACGGACCGACGTGCACAGCTTTGCGGGCTCAAGCTTGGAAACTTGAGGTTTCCTCAAAGGtacaacattttttctggcaggtgGCGTCTGGGTCTCTTCCCGTGAAGGAACGGATCGCTCATAGGGGCATTCGGTGTGATGTTACGTGTCAACGGTGTGGTTCTGCGGTAGAGACTATCAAccatgctctttttgagtgtgCACGTTCGCGTATGGTTTGGGAATTATCTCCGGTCCAGCTGTCTTTGACTGGTTTCCCTTTTGGATCTgtgtattcaaatttaaatttcctATATTCCAACACCTTCTCTCATTCGGGGGGTCCTGGTGTTGGTTATTTGTTGCCTTGGATTTTGTGGACTATTTGGAAAAATAGGAGTAAGATGGTTTTTCAAGGGATAGAGGCAGAGCCAAATGATATTATTAATCAGGCGTCAACTGATAAGCTCCTGTGGGAGGAGGCGAAGCCTGGTTCTGAGAATTTCATAGTTCCCCAGTCTTCTATGGTGGAAAGAAATTCTTTGACTCGCTGTCAGGTTGACGGTTCCTAG